The proteins below are encoded in one region of Polynucleobacter sp. AP-Elch-400A-B2:
- a CDS encoding phosphomannomutase/phosphoglucomutase — protein sequence MQLSPSIFKAYDIRGIIDETLDHSIAKLIGQAFGTEMRELGETDIVIGRDGRLSGPSLIEALTEGLLSTSINVIDLGMVATPMVYFATNHTINGKTPKSGIMITGSHNPPNYNGFKMVLGTAAIYGEKIQDLRKLIEAKKFASGQGSRSTFDIFPMYLNYIVGDIKIARPMKIAVDCGNGVGGAFAGKLFRALGCEVQELFCEVDGHFPNHHPDPAHIENLQDLIKNLQTTDNELGLAFDGDADRLGVVTKDGQVIFPDRQMMLFAKDVLSRNPGGQIIYDVKCTRNLATYVKEHGGEPIMWKTGHSLVKAKLKETGAPLAGEMSGHIFFKDRWFGFDDGLYTGARLLEILSKEKNPSDTLNHLPNAICTPELQLACAEGEPFTILETIKANAKFPTSESINTIDGVRVEYTDGFGLARPSNTTPVVVMRFEADSEEAIKRIQAEFKAVLLAAKPEAKLPF from the coding sequence GTGCAATTATCACCTTCAATTTTTAAAGCTTATGACATTCGCGGCATTATTGATGAGACTTTAGATCACTCTATCGCCAAACTGATTGGCCAAGCCTTTGGCACGGAGATGCGTGAGCTTGGTGAGACTGATATCGTGATTGGTCGCGATGGTCGTCTATCTGGTCCTAGCTTGATTGAGGCTTTAACAGAAGGTCTACTCTCTACCAGTATTAATGTGATTGATCTAGGCATGGTTGCAACGCCGATGGTCTACTTCGCCACCAATCACACCATCAATGGTAAGACGCCCAAGTCCGGGATCATGATTACTGGCAGCCATAATCCCCCAAATTACAACGGCTTCAAAATGGTTTTGGGTACAGCAGCAATTTACGGGGAAAAAATTCAGGATTTGCGCAAACTTATTGAGGCTAAGAAATTTGCCAGCGGTCAAGGAAGTCGCAGTACTTTTGATATTTTCCCAATGTATCTCAACTACATCGTGGGTGATATCAAGATTGCTCGACCCATGAAGATTGCTGTGGATTGTGGCAATGGTGTGGGCGGCGCTTTTGCTGGCAAGTTATTTAGAGCTCTTGGGTGTGAAGTTCAAGAATTATTCTGTGAAGTTGATGGTCATTTCCCAAACCACCATCCAGACCCGGCGCATATTGAGAACTTACAAGATCTTATTAAGAACCTCCAGACTACCGATAATGAATTAGGCCTCGCCTTTGATGGCGATGCTGATCGCTTAGGAGTAGTTACTAAAGATGGTCAGGTGATATTCCCGGACCGTCAAATGATGCTCTTTGCTAAAGATGTTCTCTCTCGCAATCCTGGGGGTCAAATTATTTACGACGTGAAGTGCACTCGCAATCTAGCGACCTACGTAAAAGAGCATGGTGGCGAACCCATTATGTGGAAAACAGGACATTCTTTAGTCAAAGCCAAACTTAAAGAGACTGGTGCCCCACTCGCTGGCGAGATGAGTGGTCATATTTTCTTTAAGGATCGTTGGTTTGGTTTTGATGATGGTCTTTATACGGGTGCTCGTTTACTTGAGATCCTCAGCAAAGAGAAAAATCCAAGCGACACCCTCAATCACTTGCCTAATGCCATCTGCACTCCAGAGTTACAGTTAGCCTGTGCTGAAGGTGAGCCATTCACCATCCTAGAAACTATTAAAGCCAATGCCAAGTTCCCTACTTCTGAATCAATCAACACGATTGATGGTGTACGCGTGGAATATACCGATGGATTTGGCCTGGCTAGACCATCCAACACCACTCCAGTCGTAGTGATGCGCTTTGAAGCTGATAGTGAAGAAGCGATTAAACGAATTCAGGCGGAATTTAAGGCTGTACTGTTAGCAGCTAAGCCGGAAGCAAAACTACCGTTCTAG
- the pgi gene encoding glucose-6-phosphate isomerase: MSVQAQLANQSTHSALDVVLDTAYQGIDAASWKKLFASARQSHLEQFIVDIFAGKHINNSEDRPALHSALRNLSKTPVLIDGKDVMPAVSEVWHRIDALCNKWLGVTDVIHIGIGGSDFGPRLAIEAMAHVPGIESRGMRMHFLANIDTAELARILTRAQPHSTRVIVVSKSFTTLETSMNTKAVVAWLKDSGCTHSQIEHALYAVTANIPAAKEFGVSEDNIFPFWDWVGGRYSVWSAVGLPIALQYGFETFKQFLAGAEAMDLHFKNAPLEENLPVIMALSLLYQQEKHNIKAYAAIPYADALDWFPKWLQQLDMESNGKSVDRDGRPAKHSSPVVFGSAGSNAQHSYFQLFHQGTEIIPIDFIAVREPMSDRPEAVAHHRILLSNCLAQAQALANGKTASNPNDVYPGKRPSNLLLLPKLNAFYLGALLALYENRTATLGALWNINSFDQPGVEYGKVLAKPIEKALASHQNNITANADIDAVTAARINLLNS; encoded by the coding sequence ATGTCAGTGCAAGCCCAATTAGCCAACCAAAGTACTCACTCCGCCCTTGATGTGGTGCTCGACACCGCCTATCAAGGAATTGATGCGGCTAGCTGGAAAAAGCTCTTTGCCTCTGCTCGTCAAAGCCATCTTGAGCAGTTCATTGTGGATATATTTGCGGGCAAGCACATTAACAATAGTGAAGATCGCCCCGCACTTCATTCTGCACTTCGCAATCTCAGCAAAACGCCAGTGTTGATTGATGGCAAAGATGTCATGCCAGCAGTATCTGAGGTTTGGCATCGGATTGATGCACTGTGCAATAAATGGCTTGGCGTAACTGACGTCATTCATATTGGTATTGGTGGCTCAGACTTTGGTCCCCGCCTAGCGATTGAAGCTATGGCTCATGTTCCAGGCATTGAAAGTCGTGGCATGCGGATGCATTTCTTGGCCAATATTGATACTGCTGAGCTAGCGCGTATCTTGACACGTGCTCAGCCTCACAGCACTCGTGTGATTGTAGTCTCAAAGTCATTCACGACTCTTGAAACTTCTATGAATACCAAAGCTGTTGTTGCTTGGCTAAAAGACAGCGGTTGTACTCACAGTCAAATTGAGCATGCCTTATATGCCGTGACTGCCAACATTCCCGCTGCCAAAGAATTTGGTGTCAGCGAAGACAACATCTTCCCTTTCTGGGATTGGGTTGGTGGTCGCTACTCCGTGTGGTCAGCAGTAGGTCTACCGATTGCTTTGCAATATGGCTTTGAAACATTCAAACAGTTTTTAGCTGGTGCCGAAGCGATGGATTTGCATTTTAAGAATGCACCCCTTGAAGAAAACCTGCCAGTCATCATGGCGCTCTCTCTGCTTTATCAGCAAGAGAAACATAACATTAAAGCTTATGCTGCCATTCCGTATGCAGATGCTCTAGATTGGTTTCCGAAGTGGTTACAACAGCTTGACATGGAGAGCAACGGCAAGAGTGTGGATCGTGATGGTAGGCCAGCGAAGCACTCATCCCCAGTTGTCTTTGGTAGTGCCGGTAGTAATGCGCAGCACTCTTACTTCCAGCTCTTTCATCAAGGCACGGAGATCATTCCGATTGATTTCATCGCCGTGCGTGAGCCGATGAGCGATAGGCCAGAGGCTGTGGCACATCACCGCATTCTGCTATCCAATTGTTTGGCACAAGCGCAAGCATTGGCGAATGGCAAAACTGCTAGCAACCCTAATGATGTGTATCCAGGTAAGCGTCCTAGCAATCTCCTCTTGCTACCTAAACTGAATGCGTTTTATCTTGGCGCCCTGCTCGCTTTGTATGAGAACCGAACAGCGACATTAGGTGCTTTGTGGAATATCAACAGCTTTGATCAGCCTGGTGTGGAGTATGGCAAAGTACTGGCCAAGCCGATTGAGAAAGCCCTTGCAAGTCATCAGAATAATATTACTGCCAACGCAGATATTGACGCTGTTACTGCCGCTCGCATTAATTTATTAAACTCTTAA
- a CDS encoding sensor histidine kinase, which translates to MKFANETLFLVFSLLLSGLFISAIPYFRKRKLSNFNNIWLLALGLNIFAFLCFASASTISPFLLTIANSSFVAGYFFLGLFARAINQRPTQFLSRLSPLLFIVFACVFEYIRQSSTFQVRVFFVVSTLIVCLVWILTELYSARKNKPHIQLDFLMFTTFAELLLGVIRLWLVLSNTSIVNINLYEEPFLSSLVRWLAVSFTVLSYVSILGFWAEVLSQENSKNIEDNIRIKSLLKEREALIANLLKANKTAATGALSASIAHELNQPLGASSINIQFLRRKLEGGLLNLEIGKEVLDALESDNKRVATIVRSLRSIFTEHESNLEEYDLADLIANVLEIVKPELKAKRIQMQLSIDKGLLVKISSNEIEQVILNLLNNAIQSLEGANSSLRSIVIVVKADGDSVLLSIRDTGVGVPVEFKQNLFELLSTTKQTGMGLGLWLCKHIVTRYKGSIWHEDVEGGGAQFHFRLPKAS; encoded by the coding sequence ATGAAATTCGCCAATGAAACCCTCTTTTTAGTTTTTTCCTTGCTACTGAGCGGACTATTTATTTCCGCGATTCCTTACTTTCGTAAGCGCAAGCTTAGTAACTTCAATAATATTTGGCTGCTGGCCCTTGGGTTAAATATCTTTGCCTTTTTATGCTTTGCCTCAGCGTCTACTATTTCTCCATTTTTACTCACCATTGCAAACAGCTCTTTTGTTGCAGGGTATTTTTTCCTCGGTTTATTCGCTCGAGCTATTAATCAACGACCAACTCAATTTTTGAGTCGATTGTCTCCATTATTATTTATCGTTTTTGCCTGCGTATTTGAATATATAAGACAGTCCAGCACATTCCAGGTGAGAGTTTTTTTTGTAGTTTCCACGTTGATCGTCTGTTTAGTATGGATATTGACTGAGCTTTACTCTGCACGTAAAAACAAGCCACACATCCAGCTTGATTTTTTAATGTTCACGACATTTGCTGAATTACTGCTGGGGGTAATTCGTTTATGGCTGGTGCTTTCAAATACAAGCATCGTCAATATTAATTTATATGAAGAACCCTTCTTAAGCTCTCTAGTCAGGTGGCTTGCAGTTTCATTTACTGTTTTATCTTACGTTTCGATTCTGGGATTTTGGGCCGAAGTCTTAAGCCAGGAAAATTCTAAAAATATTGAAGACAACATCAGAATCAAAAGCTTACTTAAAGAGCGAGAAGCTTTAATTGCCAATTTATTAAAGGCTAATAAGACCGCAGCAACAGGTGCCTTATCGGCATCCATTGCCCACGAGTTAAATCAGCCTCTGGGTGCCTCTAGTATCAATATTCAATTTTTGAGAAGAAAGTTAGAGGGAGGTTTATTAAATCTCGAAATCGGGAAAGAGGTATTGGATGCTTTGGAGTCAGACAACAAAAGAGTGGCAACGATTGTGCGCTCCCTCAGATCTATCTTTACTGAGCATGAATCCAATCTCGAAGAATACGATCTGGCTGACTTGATCGCGAATGTATTAGAAATCGTCAAGCCAGAGCTGAAGGCTAAGCGGATTCAAATGCAGCTGAGTATAGATAAGGGTCTCCTTGTCAAAATTAGCTCGAATGAGATTGAGCAGGTGATTCTGAACTTACTCAACAATGCCATTCAATCATTAGAAGGTGCCAACTCATCCTTGCGATCCATCGTGATTGTAGTTAAAGCAGACGGGGACTCTGTGCTCCTTAGTATTCGTGATACCGGCGTGGGTGTCCCAGTGGAATTTAAACAAAACTTATTCGAGTTACTCAGCACTACTAAGCAAACTGGTATGGGTCTTGGCTTATGGCTCTGCAAGCATATTGTTACCCGTTATAAGGGTTCTATTTGGCATGAAGATGTTGAGGGTGGTGGCGCGCAGTTTCATTTCAGACTACCAAAAGCCTCCTGA
- a CDS encoding NAD(P)/FAD-dependent oxidoreductase, whose amino-acid sequence MEQVDCVVVGAGVVGLAVAREMALQGRETILLEREASFGTISSARNSEVIHAGIYYPKDSLKAKLCVEGNRLLYEYCRSHQVSTQAYGKLIVAADTSQLDDLQAILFKAQNNQVPDIKMISGAQAIALEPELQCEAAVLSSSTGVVDSHGLMLSLLGGFEDAGGMVAYQSPLLSAKPISSNAEGGFELTIGGADGMTIQTKLLINCTGLSAPALAQKIEGLSKDLIPKAYFAKGNYFSLSGKSPFSHLIYPIPEPGGLGVHLTLDMGGQAKFGPDVEWLDIDEESQINYTVDQGRGDSFYAAVRKYWPGLKDGSLQADYSGVRAKIVPPNAPAGDFYFEGPQQHQLNGLFNLYGFESPGLTSCLAIAQHLEAQIKSSL is encoded by the coding sequence ATGGAGCAGGTTGATTGCGTGGTTGTAGGCGCTGGAGTAGTTGGTTTAGCAGTTGCTCGCGAGATGGCATTGCAGGGCCGAGAAACGATTTTGCTCGAGCGCGAAGCTTCTTTTGGAACCATCAGTAGTGCGCGTAATAGTGAAGTCATTCATGCAGGGATTTACTACCCAAAAGATTCTCTCAAAGCGAAGCTTTGTGTAGAAGGTAATCGTCTCTTATATGAATACTGCCGTAGTCATCAAGTAAGCACGCAAGCCTACGGTAAGCTAATCGTTGCTGCAGACACTAGTCAGTTAGATGATCTACAGGCTATTCTATTTAAGGCTCAAAACAATCAAGTGCCCGATATCAAGATGATTTCAGGAGCGCAAGCTATAGCCTTAGAGCCAGAGCTGCAGTGTGAGGCTGCAGTGCTCTCTAGTTCAACGGGTGTAGTCGATAGCCACGGATTAATGCTCTCATTACTAGGCGGGTTTGAGGATGCCGGCGGCATGGTGGCATACCAATCCCCATTACTCAGTGCCAAACCAATTAGTAGCAATGCTGAAGGCGGCTTTGAGCTAACGATCGGCGGAGCAGATGGTATGACCATTCAGACTAAGTTGCTGATTAATTGCACAGGACTCAGTGCCCCAGCGCTTGCCCAAAAAATTGAAGGCCTCTCAAAGGATTTAATACCCAAAGCCTATTTCGCTAAAGGAAATTACTTCTCCTTATCTGGCAAATCGCCATTCAGCCACTTGATATATCCAATACCTGAGCCTGGCGGCTTAGGCGTTCATCTCACCCTCGATATGGGTGGCCAGGCCAAGTTTGGTCCAGACGTCGAGTGGTTAGACATTGACGAGGAAAGTCAGATTAACTACACAGTGGATCAAGGGCGAGGCGATAGCTTTTATGCAGCCGTCAGAAAATATTGGCCCGGCCTGAAAGATGGCTCTTTACAAGCAGATTACTCGGGCGTCAGGGCCAAAATCGTCCCACCAAACGCTCCAGCAGGAGACTTTTACTTTGAAGGACCCCAGCAGCATCAGCTGAACGGCTTATTCAACCTGTATGGCTTTGAGTCCCCAGGCCTCACCTCTTGCCTAGCCATTGCCCAGCATTTAGAGGCGCAAATCAAAAGTTCTCTATAA
- the nadA gene encoding quinolinate synthase NadA — translation MTLTVSTPIAFDYPQQNAAGATCTAQAWAKTPPQLYGSEKAAVIARIKQLLIQKDAALVAHYYVDGDIQDLAIETGGFVADSLEMARFGKNHPAKNLIVAGVRFMGESAKILSPEKRVFMPDLDATCSLDLGCDAADFATFKALHPDRTVVVYANTSAAVKAQADWMVTSSCALAIVHQLKVEGKKILWAPDRHLGRYIQEQTGADMLLWNGACIVHDEFKAVELEMLIAAHPNAMVLVHPESPQGVVDLADVVGSTSAMIKAVVDGSAAEYIVATDNGILHRMRQLAPNKVLIEAPTAGNSASCKSCAHCPWMAMNGLQGILNCLENASGEIFIEEGIRVQALDCIERMLDFTQNHPDLLAKAQHGFVKNIGAA, via the coding sequence ATGACCTTAACCGTTAGCACCCCCATTGCCTTTGACTACCCCCAGCAAAATGCTGCTGGCGCTACCTGTACCGCTCAGGCTTGGGCAAAAACACCCCCACAACTTTATGGCAGCGAGAAAGCCGCTGTCATTGCCCGAATTAAGCAATTGCTGATTCAGAAAGACGCTGCCTTAGTAGCTCACTACTATGTCGATGGTGATATTCAAGACCTTGCAATCGAGACCGGTGGATTTGTTGCTGATTCTCTAGAGATGGCTCGCTTTGGCAAAAATCACCCCGCCAAGAATCTCATTGTGGCTGGCGTACGTTTTATGGGAGAGTCTGCCAAGATTTTGAGTCCTGAGAAGCGTGTCTTTATGCCTGATCTTGATGCAACCTGCTCTTTAGATCTAGGTTGTGATGCCGCTGACTTTGCCACCTTTAAAGCATTGCATCCGGATCGTACTGTGGTTGTCTATGCCAATACGAGTGCTGCTGTTAAAGCACAAGCAGACTGGATGGTAACGAGCTCTTGCGCCTTAGCGATCGTCCACCAACTCAAAGTTGAGGGTAAGAAAATTCTATGGGCACCCGATCGTCATCTTGGAAGATATATTCAAGAGCAGACTGGCGCAGATATGTTGTTATGGAACGGCGCCTGCATTGTTCATGATGAATTCAAGGCAGTAGAACTAGAGATGTTGATCGCTGCTCATCCCAATGCCATGGTCTTAGTTCACCCTGAGTCTCCACAAGGAGTAGTAGATTTGGCAGATGTAGTGGGCTCCACCTCTGCCATGATCAAAGCCGTAGTTGATGGCTCTGCAGCTGAATATATTGTGGCTACGGATAATGGCATCTTGCATCGCATGCGCCAACTAGCTCCCAATAAAGTACTAATTGAAGCCCCTACCGCTGGTAATAGCGCAAGCTGCAAGAGTTGCGCCCATTGCCCTTGGATGGCCATGAATGGCTTGCAAGGAATTTTGAACTGTCTCGAAAACGCCTCTGGCGAAATCTTCATTGAGGAAGGTATTCGAGTTCAAGCGCTAGATTGTATCGAGCGTATGCTCGACTTTACCCAGAATCATCCCGACCTGCTTGCAAAAGCCCAGCATGGCTTTGTAAAGAATATTGGCGCCGCCTAA